The following is a genomic window from Micropterus dolomieu isolate WLL.071019.BEF.003 ecotype Adirondacks linkage group LG12, ASM2129224v1, whole genome shotgun sequence.
TTCTCTGGGGTAGGACAGAAGCTGCCATTAACTAAACCTTTGCCGACAAAGTTGGGGAGACAGTGCTTACTCCATCCCTTCGTACTCTCATCCACTGTTCCTGTGAACCTGTTGGGGAGGGACCTGTTGATCAAACTTGGTGCCACAATTCTTTGTAGACTGATGGACTGTAGATGGACTGGTAGTTACTCTGCCAGATGGGACTCAGTACCTCTGTTGTCACTCCTACACGGGCCCTGAACAGTGGCTGTTGAAGCCCTTTCAGTGTGAATCTGCTGACTTTTATTGGGGCCTCCTAGAACCTGAAACACCAACAGGAGGCGGACTCATGAGCTCATTCCTGATGTGGAAACCATGGATCTCCTTGTTCGAACCCTACACTCCTGCCCCTGCCCCTCCCCATGTGACGCTCTTCTATGACAGACACGATACCCAGTGGTACCAGCAACATTTTGCAGAAACAGTTGAAGGGAAAAAGTGGGACATAACCTCCCAGAACTTGTATGTGGGCCCGGAGGGGGTTGCATCAGCTACCATGCTAACTGCAGAACAGGCTGAGTGGTATAAGATGTCAGAGGAAGCTGTGCCACATGTTTCTCTGGTACTTCACCCCAAACATCAAGCCAAAGATTTAGGACCAATGGTCAAGAGGTCGTTGGCCTGCTCGGACTAGGTTCCAACACAGCTCCCACAAGTGACTTTTTCCCCCAGCTGCAAAACTTATTGCATTCACTTGCAGTACACAGACACAGTCACACTGCAACATGAGATGGTGTCTAGAGATCATGGCAGGGAAAAGATGGATCACCCTCGTGCAGGACCTTTGAAAGACACTCTCCCTAAATCACTGTGGTCTGAGGGTCCCACGGACGTGGGTCTCACTGATTGTAACCCAATCTCTTTTACCATTCAATCTGTGCCACCTTTTTGGCTTAGGCAGTATCCACACAAACCAGAGGAAGGGATAGCAGTGACAACTGATGATTTGATAACATCAGGGGTCCAGGGGCCCTCACAGTCACCCTGGAACACTCCCATTTTACCTGTAGAGAAAGCAGGCACAGAAAAGTACCTTATGGCGCATGATTTGAGGACCGTTAACTCCATTCTCACCACACCCACCATCCCTAACCCTTAGCTTTGAACAATGTGGCCCCAAATCACAAATGGTTCACTTGTATTGATTTGGCTAATATCTTCTTTTGCCTATGTGGATGACCTTTTGTTGGCAGCACCAACACCATCTCAATGCTTACAAGCTACAATGTGCATTCTCGCCAGACTGTCATAGAAAGGCTTTAAGGTCAGTAAAGAGAAACTCCAACTGGTCCGAACACAAGTTTCCTTTTTAGGACGCACGCTATCACAACAGGGGGCAGGCTTATCATCAGCTCACAGATATCTCTTAGATATGCTCTTAGCAGAAAAAGGGGGAGTTTGTGCTATGTTTGGGGACATGTGTTCAACTTTCATTCCCAATAACACTGCCCCTGATGGTTCTGTGACAAAAGCTCTAGAGGGATTAAAAACCCTCTCAAAAACAATGCATGAGCATTCCGGTGTGGACAATCCCATGGAGGAGTGGATGACTTCGATGTTTGGACAATGGAAGGGGTTGATAATGTCAATTATGTTATCTTTGGCTACCTTTATGGCTGTTTTGGTTACGTGTGGATGTTGCTGTATACCTTGTATTAGGGCATTGATCCAGCGCGTAATCACCACAGCAGTTGAGAAGAGAGACCTTGATCACAGGCATATGATGCCTCTATTGGGATCTCCTGAGGTGGATGGTCTCGAGCTGGATCAACTCCAAGATGATGGGTGATCTCTTAGAAGAGATCAAAAGGGGGAATTTTGAGAAGGGTACATGATGCACTCTTTATGCaactctgtatgcaaccttatcccattattgcatgttactaacacaacttctcccctttctggtagtcttgtgctttctcgtccctctcctctctcctcctatcacttcctgcaggttttctggctctggagctgtggagtctggatctgtggctgcgggtcacctgctgcccccgtgttcctgctcgacaccctctactgcaacgactattgttgctagtcttattgttattattgttattataatcattaacattacgatggttaccattaacactattataaatatctgtaccatttttcatttagtttatagcaacattaccttcgctgtctgtacctctgtgtgtatattgtgtaggctgcctccctcccctctctctctccctacatccctctctctctctctacatccctctctctctctctacatccccctctctctctctctctctctctctctttctctctctttctctctctctctctctttctctctctctttctctctctctctcaccccaaccggtcgaggcagatggccgcccaccctgagccatggttctgctcgaggtttctgcctcttaaaaggaagtttttccttgcctctgtcgcctagtgcttgctcttggtgggaactgttgggcttctgtaaatatcatcacagagtacggtctagacctgctcttttatgaaaagcgctgtgagataactgttgttgtgatttggcgctatataaataaaattgaattgaattgaattgaatttatatCGTATGTAACTTGTGTTGCAATACTTAGTTTGTGAGGCTTAGATAAGAGGAAGTTGTGTTGACACAAACAGATATATATCTGcaattgcttttgttttggtaaTAAAGGTCTCGAAACTTAAGGCACTGTCTCATCTGATCTCTTCTCATCAACAGACCCGGTGAAGTCGGCGTACTATAACAGTATTCAAAGCACAAAGCATCACACTGTATGTAGAACTCATGCCACACTGCTCTCATTAAAGTGATGAATGATCTAATACTTACTGCTGATACTGGTTATTGTTAGATTTTAGTCCGACGATTCTAGCTCAGCTTTTGACGCTGTTGATCATTCTAATTTATTGGAGCACCCTGAAAAGTGGGTTAGCATCAAGAACACTGCTCCAGattggtttaagtcctatttaccCAACAGAACGTTCTTCATAGTTATGGATAATGCCACCTATTCTTTGGCCCCTGTAACCTGTGGTGATCAAGAAGGCTCCCTCAGACCCTCAGTTGGTCTGTTTATATATGCTGCCATTAGGTCACAttatacagaaacacaaaataaaataccattgttatgctgatgacacacaactgTACATCCCATTAAATGGaacatactgtagataatcTTCTCTGCTCTATGGGTAAAATAAAGTGCAGAATGTCCCCAAACCATCttcaataaatgaaaataaatctaatATCTTTTTCTGTCTAGAGAAACATCTTGGATCCGTGTCTGCAAGTATCACAGCTTCAGCCAGAAAGCTGTTTCTAATATTGGACAGAACTTTCCTTtgaaaaacatcaaacatgttGTAACTTGTTATCAACTGAGAAACACCACAAAAATCTGATCTTTTCTCTCATGGCCTAAACTCGAGCAGGTCATCCATGTGTTTACTTCTTCCAGGTAAGATTTTTGTAATTCACTTTTTGCAGGGTTAAACACAAAACTTCTGCGGGTACATAATGCAGCTTTTAACAAACACTAGAAGACAAGCTCACATCAGTCCTGTTTTAGCCTCACTCCACTGGGTACCTGTaagttttaggattgattttagtGATCACTTTGAAGGGACTACATGGTTCTGCTCCCCTTTGAAACAGTACGCAACCTCAGGTCCTCGGGCAGGGCTCTGTTTGCTGTTCCTAAGGGCACTTTTACACCTGCAGTTCGGTTCATTtggaccaagtgaaaaaaatgatcatgcatcatcaggacccacgtggggaaatcaaactccggtGACTGACTTTGGTATGATACTCTTTATTTTTAACTATGTATGTAACTCTGATAcaagtgctgtataaataaagattattattataatatatcctGCCCCATGCTAACAAgaaaatcagtgttattcacttcacctgtcagtgttCATAAGGATGTAGCTGATCAGTATATGTGTCCTCTGAATGGAACTGAAATTACTTAATCCTGAATTAAGGTTTTGAACTGTGTTCACTGTGCAGCTGATCAGGTCATTACTTTAAGCTTTTAGCAGTTCATCTTCCAgaaatgcagtttgtagtttCCAAAGTTTCCCCTGCAGAAAGCCAAGGTATTTAAAGAAGCAGTCTGACAGTTTGGGAAATCTGCTTGTTCTTGTTGGATCTCAGCTAATAATGAGCTAAAGGTTAAAAAGGGGAAACATACAGTAGACTTTACTAACTTCTACTGAAACATGTTGGTCTGATCTGTTGTGACTGTCCCTGTCACACTGACATAAACTGTGGTTTAAGATTTTATCCAGATTGCCAAGcacacagctgctgcaaaaCAGCTGCTCTGAATCCCATCCTAAACAGCAGCATGCCTACcactaaaacagcagaaattacacttaaaaagtacaaagtgctaGAGACGTGTAGAGATGCTCTCCCTGTGTTAAACATCCAAACAACAGTCCAAATAAAGATTTAGGAAGAAGACAGCGAGGCGGCTAGAATGAGCTCAGTTCATCTAAAATAATATCTGCTTTGCTTCTGGGATTAAAGGAGAATAATGACACACATCAACTTCCAGCTCCaaactaataaaacacattttatttccatgtgtTGAAGCCATCACAGTGAACCAGAGCAAGTTGACCAAAACATTTCCCAGCAGCCACTTCTCCCACAGCAGAGTCCAAACAGTGCTTCCTGTTCTCTACAGTTAGGTGTCTTATTGGAAATGGTCTCAGTAGATGACAGGATCTGTCTCGTCTCTATCCTTTCTATTGGCCtccatttctcctcctgtttcctcccctttctctctctccctctttctctgcctacatgaagctgactgtggaaatgttgtcaTCATTCATACTGATGAACTGCTGATATCATTGCTGTccattctgcagcaacacacagaggccaaaaGCTTGTCTATGAACCCTTTCCTCATGAGGACATACAGACACAAGTCTGCAAGAGGACTCAGCCTGAGGAAGATGAGAGACAGACTGTTAAGGGTCGGGACATACTTTCTGTGTAGGATCAAAATGATGCTGGGCAGGAACAGCAGCGTGTAAATAAGCAGCACCAGAACCAAAATCCCCACAATTCGTCGTTTTCCATCAGAGGGGACCGAGATGGAAGCAGACAGAGCTTTGAGCGTCCCAACCAGGGAGAAGATTAACAGtgggaagggaaggaggaggaggacggcgAGTATGTTTGGATTCACACTATAAAACCAAGAAATGACCAAAAAGGGAGGAGTAAggacccagaccaggacacagaCCACCACAGAGGTCTTGATGGTTCGTCTGCAGCGGTACCACAGTGGGTGGgcgatgaccaaatacctgtaatacaagatggacacaaagtctttgaggagcttcagagttataaactaatataatgttcagacagaaggagctccacacatactggatagacagatagataccTTTCCAGGGCGATGCAGACCATGAAGAAAACACTGGCCAATAAGGCAGAGTagtaaatataaatgaacatctCAGATATCGTTCCACAAACATTTGGTGCCACCTTAACAATCATGTAGCAGAGCTGAAGGATGTCAGTAATGAGAAGGTTGATGACGTAGATGGGAGCAACTTGATCACTTCTCACCTGCAGGAAAACATTGGTAAAAGTCAACAAGCAGttggaaacatgttgtgaagtccacctcctcccaaATCTGTCATCTTGCTCTGCCCAGCAGCTGCACTCAGAGccatttctgactttttcatCCAACAGAAATCTCAGATATGACCCACTGGCCAATCAGTGCAGGAACAAGACTAAGGGCCAGATTTcctgcagcttctgcagcagtttttcagcCACAGATATGAAGCGTTCTGGCTCAAACACATGAGCTGGATTTATCCAGACAGACGCACCAAACGTGGCTACTGATACAATGAACATTAACtcgtgaaaatcaaaacacaacgctaaaattaattatttttgttcatgaagtcacctgtctgttatTAGGAAAATCACATCTGTGGATCTGTAGGTAAGTCATGACCTTTTAcctaattattatatttattttattcatgtcatcactgcagtgtcacatctgtctgcatAACGCGCACGTCAGGTCTCTCCGCCGTGGCTGCCAGAAGCTTCACTTTCCCTGTCCTCGCGACtgtaacttccttttttttttctttttttttccaacctgtcctgcccagcagcctggtatagagtatgatgacctggataccatattgtgccagacagattttactttaacaagagagtattaaaatactcctttgtctgttttattatttatttaattatgtattgatttgtcagcgggccggacaggggggcagacacggggatgggggggcacaaacagacagcacagagaaaggacaacacctgtaagagaaggaggatggaaggtggggacaacagggaaaagctgtgggaaacaccaattgcagaaaacaacgaaacctgcaatagaacagagaggggggcttggggaggagaaaaacaacaacaaacacaaacaaaaacaaacaataaaaataataataatagtaaaagacaaccagccgaacagcagcaataaacagctgacatagtaagacaactaagagaaaaattaaaacaagaaacagtccagcacactaaataagcaacacagcacaaccacgagagctggaataataattaatttaaataagtaactgaaagaaaagcatcaggaataattctaccagggacaacctacatttgtttgtgtctatgtgcgagactgtgtgtgtctgtatgcgtgtgggtgaatgtggcctgttaaagaatgtagttgttagtgagagacgccacgactgtaacaggcaggcaagaacccaagtagccaataggggtgggagaaagaaaaagaataaaatcaataaaaaaaaaacaaagactcccagatgcactgcgatgcaaacgcagaagaccccgacccaaatgccagttgacaacgtgaTGCCGACtgaacgcaaaaagcgtaacttccactaaccacaagaaaacaaaaaggggaaaagagcacgagtgttactttgtggctgtaacaacgctgttgacacaatgtccAGATAACCTGCAGCCCCTGCTGGAGCAGGAGAACCCTACAGcgatcagtatttaatgtttaattagactataatcaaaactcatgttaggtctaattttcgggacaactgctcgtaATTCGGTACTGTCCCGGATTTttcgggacgtctggtcaccctatttaaggctggtgtgtgtcgcattgaacattgtGTCGTGggagttgtgtgtggcgtcgctatgacgacctgctacgtactatctctgggttctacctgcaatggaaaacggagcagggccgagtagagtcgagtctatcgatttgcactatggtagcatttttcggcaggGCAGCagagatcgtcagaacaccggcaacagttcaacgtttagtcctgatggtaagatgtggaacaacaatgttgtggacttgtgagtaacttctaccatctgctaggttacggtcgcagtctgaagcagctttgatttggatcacactaccttgtttcttacaacccgcccttctctgcttctgattggctagtagtccttacctgggaactgcgcatgtgcaactaccaacaaagattttctacaagtaagatgcatcactctgtagctcaagagcggagcgtacaacacacagggtatAAAGAGTAGCTGCAGCTATGTGCAGAATGAGGGAAATAtgctgttttttgaaaattaaatcatgtaaacctgttctggtacaacccctaaataagattacgaacctgaaaatgagcagaataccacatCTTTAAGCTCAACAGTTTAAGAGAGGGCTGGAATGGAGCCACACATGGAAACTGCATGTGTTTAGGGTCCAATCAGCTTCATGGACATTTGAATTCTGGAGTCAATTATTCCTGTCAGGTTATAGATCATTCCAAGCCTTTGTCCCAGCCCCCTGACACCTAGCCCCCAAACCACATCCAGATCctttacagacagactgtaggacagacacaccacacagacaggaaataaataactcTCAGTCAGAATGTACATACCATAGAATAAAGAGCATAGATGGCCACCAGGGTCAGAGGAAGGCCGACAGCAACGACTATGTATGTGACCACATCTCTGATGAAATAAAGTTCATCAAGCTCATTGTTATTCTGGTAGTTGGAGATGATGTTGCTGTAATTCTGGTCGGCGGTGGTGTCGTTGTAATCGTAGCTTTGGTCCTGTGAGCTGCTGTTAATGTAGAGACCTTCCATTCTTCAGAGTGAAACCTGTTTGAGAGATCAGGTTATTAAAGGGAGCAGGTTTTTAATATCTACCCAACATTAttcagtgacatcactaaagctgtgaggtgaagttcacacaaacacagtgtccCTATAGTTTACCCACAATCATATCAAATCACAAACTGCTGTCTTTCAGTTTCGATCATCATTCCTCAACATTTCTTAcgtttaacttttatttaatcaaatacgaaaagaagaacaaatatCTGTACATGCTGATGTGAGGTCATTACTGCAGCCACAGAACATCGTCCAGCTGTTTCAGTaacttaatgtttaatgttaatgctCATTGGTTTAGGACATCCTGCCTGTCTCCTGTACTCGATgcccagggctggactggtaatgTGGTATAACGGGCAAAAGCCCggtgggccgacgcacctttggggccggtgtaacgtGAATTAGCTGC
Proteins encoded in this region:
- the LOC123980714 gene encoding G-protein coupled receptor 4-like: MEGLYINSSSQDQSYDYNDTTADQNYSNIISNYQNNNELDELYFIRDVVTYIVVAVGLPLTLVAIYALYSMPSLKLLSLKMCGSYLRFLLDEKVRNGSECSCWAEQDDRFGRRWTSQHVSNCLLTFTNVFLQVRSDQVAPIYVINLLITDILQLCYMIVKVAPNVCGTISEMFIYIYYSALLASVFFMVCIALERYLVIAHPLWYRCRRTIKTSVVVCVLVWVLTPPFLVISWFYSVNPNILAVLLLLPFPLLIFSLVGTLKALSASISVPSDGKRRIVGILVLVLLIYTLLFLPSIILILHRKYVPTLNSLSLIFLRLSPLADLCLYVLMRKGFIDKLLASVCCCRMDSNDISSSSV